One uncultured Jannaschia sp. DNA segment encodes these proteins:
- the tuf gene encoding elongation factor Tu produces the protein MAKAKFERTKPHVNIGTIGHVDHGKTTLTAAITKYFGDFKAYDQIDGAPEEKARGITISTAHVEYETENRHYAHVDCPGHADYVKNMITGAAQMDGAILVVNAADGPMPQTREHILLGRQVGIPTMVVYMNKVDQVDDEELLELVEMEIRELLSSYEYPGDDIPVIPGSALAAMEGRDEEIGEQSIRKLMAAVDEFIPTPERAVDQPFLMPVEDVFSISGRGTVVTGRVERGVINVGDEIEIVGIRDTKKTTCTGVEMFRKLLDRGEAGDNIGALLRGVDRDGVERGQVLCKPGSVKPHTKFEAEAYILTKDEGGRHTPFFANYRPQFYFRTTDVTGTVQLAEGTEMVMPGDNVSFGVELIAPIAMEQGLRFAIREGGRTVGAGVVSKITD, from the coding sequence ATGGCGAAGGCAAAATTCGAACGCACGAAACCGCATGTGAACATCGGCACGATCGGTCACGTTGACCACGGCAAGACGACGCTGACGGCTGCGATCACGAAGTATTTCGGCGACTTCAAGGCGTATGACCAGATCGACGGCGCGCCCGAGGAGAAGGCCCGCGGGATCACGATCTCGACGGCGCATGTCGAGTACGAGACCGAGAACCGCCACTACGCGCATGTCGACTGCCCGGGCCACGCGGACTACGTCAAGAACATGATCACGGGGGCCGCCCAGATGGACGGCGCGATCCTCGTGGTGAACGCGGCCGACGGCCCGATGCCGCAGACGCGCGAGCACATCCTGCTCGGTCGCCAGGTCGGCATCCCGACCATGGTCGTCTACATGAACAAGGTTGACCAGGTCGACGACGAGGAGCTCCTGGAGCTCGTCGAGATGGAGATCCGCGAGCTTCTGTCGAGCTACGAGTATCCCGGCGACGACATCCCGGTCATCCCGGGCTCGGCGCTGGCGGCGATGGAAGGCCGCGACGAGGAGATCGGCGAGCAGTCGATCCGCAAGCTGATGGCGGCGGTGGACGAGTTCATCCCGACGCCCGAGCGCGCCGTGGACCAGCCGTTCCTGATGCCGGTCGAGGACGTGTTCTCGATCTCGGGTCGCGGCACGGTCGTGACGGGTCGCGTCGAGCGCGGCGTGATCAATGTCGGCGACGAGATCGAGATCGTGGGCATCCGGGACACCAAGAAGACGACCTGCACGGGCGTCGAGATGTTCCGCAAGCTGCTGGATCGCGGCGAGGCGGGCGACAACATCGGCGCGCTGCTGCGCGGCGTGGATCGGGACGGCGTCGAGCGGGGCCAGGTGCTCTGCAAGCCGGGCTCGGTGAAGCCGCACACGAAGTTCGAGGCCGAGGCCTACATCCTGACCAAGGACGAAGGCGGGCGCCACACGCCGTTCTTCGCCAACTACCGCCCGCAGTTCTACTTCCGGACGACGGACGTGACGGGGACGGTGCAGCTGGCCGAGGGCACGGAGATGGTGATGCCGGGCGACAACGTGTCGTTCGGGGTCGAGCTGATCGCGCCGATCGCGATGGAGCAGGGCCTGCGCTTCGCGATCCGCGAAGGCGGCCGCACGGTGGGTGCGGGCGTGGTCTCGAAGATCACCGACTGA
- a CDS encoding peptide-methionine (R)-S-oxide reductase: MTDRNLTRRALLASAAAIAATAPALRAEEIVAPSGRTIAQYVPETSDFPFEVQRSEAEWRAHLDGDDDAYGILRRANTEWPKTTDLWEEAHEAGYNCRGCDLFIYDAGWFEPLDKGWVFFHHAEPNAVMFGLDGAVRQYGQAGMIQDETFAMAEVHCRRCGSHLGHHIDVAGMRLHCINGTSLTRA, from the coding sequence ATGACTGACCGCAACCTGACCCGCCGCGCCCTGCTGGCCTCTGCCGCCGCGATCGCCGCCACGGCGCCCGCGCTGCGCGCCGAGGAGATCGTCGCCCCCTCCGGCCGGACCATCGCACAATACGTCCCCGAGACCAGCGACTTCCCCTTCGAGGTCCAGCGCAGCGAAGCCGAATGGCGCGCCCATCTCGACGGCGACGACGACGCCTACGGCATCCTGCGCCGCGCCAACACCGAATGGCCGAAGACCACCGACCTCTGGGAGGAGGCGCACGAGGCCGGCTACAACTGCCGCGGCTGCGATCTCTTCATCTACGATGCGGGCTGGTTCGAGCCGCTCGACAAGGGCTGGGTCTTCTTCCACCACGCCGAGCCGAACGCCGTGATGTTCGGTCTCGACGGCGCGGTCCGGCAATACGGGCAGGCCGGGATGATCCAGGACGAGACCTTCGCCATGGCCGAGGTTCATTGCCGCCGCTGCGGCTCGCATCTGGGCCACCATATCGACGTCGCGGGCATGCGGCTCCACTGCATCAACGGCACGTCCCTGACGCGCGCCTGA
- the rpsJ gene encoding 30S ribosomal protein S10, with protein sequence MKSQNIRIRLKAFDYRVLDASTQEIVNTAKRTGAQVRGPIPLPNKIEKFTVLRGPHIDKKSRDQWEIRTHKRMLDIVDPTPQTVDALMKLDLAAGVDVEIKV encoded by the coding sequence ATGAAAAGCCAGAACATCCGCATCCGGCTCAAGGCGTTCGATTACCGCGTGCTGGACGCCAGCACCCAGGAAATCGTCAACACCGCCAAGCGCACCGGTGCCCAGGTTCGCGGGCCGATCCCGCTGCCGAACAAGATCGAGAAATTCACCGTCCTGCGCGGTCCGCACATCGACAAGAAGTCGCGCGACCAGTGGGAAATCCGCACGCACAAGCGGATGCTCGACATCGTCGACCCGACGCCGCAGACCGTGGACGCGCTGATGAAGCTCGACCTCGCCGCGGGCGTCGACGTCGAGATCAAGGTCTGA
- the rplC gene encoding 50S ribosomal protein L3 translates to MMRSGVIAKKVGMTRIFQEDGRQVPVTVLQLDGLQVIGQRTADKHGYTAVQLGAGTAKAKRTSQAMRGVYKAAGVEPKRKIVEFRVDEDKLIEVGEEIIADHYFEGQYVDVSGTSIGKGFAGAMKRWNFGGLRATHGVSISHRSHGSTGQCQDPGKVFKGKKMAGHMGAARVTTQNLQVVRTDTDRGLIMVKGAVPGSKGGWVTIKDAVKKPFPENAILPAGLMSSKKEAQRLAEEAAAAAEAEAKAAEEALAAEQAAAEEAALKAAEAEIADESSDADNSDVEKKEGDE, encoded by the coding sequence ATGATGCGTTCCGGAGTGATCGCGAAGAAGGTGGGCATGACCCGCATCTTCCAGGAAGACGGGCGTCAGGTGCCCGTCACCGTGCTGCAGCTGGACGGCCTTCAGGTCATCGGCCAGCGCACCGCGGACAAGCATGGCTACACCGCCGTCCAGCTGGGCGCGGGCACGGCCAAGGCCAAGCGCACGTCCCAGGCGATGCGCGGCGTCTACAAGGCCGCGGGCGTCGAGCCCAAGCGCAAGATCGTCGAGTTCCGCGTGGACGAGGACAAGCTGATCGAAGTGGGCGAGGAAATCATCGCCGACCACTACTTCGAAGGTCAGTATGTCGACGTGTCGGGCACTTCGATCGGCAAGGGCTTCGCCGGTGCCATGAAGCGGTGGAACTTCGGCGGCCTGCGCGCGACGCACGGCGTGTCGATCTCGCACCGCTCGCACGGCTCCACCGGTCAGTGCCAAGACCCCGGCAAGGTGTTCAAGGGCAAGAAGATGGCCGGTCACATGGGCGCCGCCCGCGTGACCACGCAGAACCTGCAGGTCGTCCGCACCGACACCGACCGCGGCCTCATCATGGTCAAGGGCGCCGTTCCCGGCTCCAAGGGCGGCTGGGTCACGATCAAGGATGCGGTCAAGAAGCCGTTCCCCGAGAACGCGATCCTGCCCGCCGGCCTGATGTCCTCGAAGAAGGAAGCGCAGCGCCTCGCCGAGGAAGCCGCCGCCGCCGCCGAGGCCGAAGCCAAGGCCGCCGAGGAGGCGCTGGCCGCCGAGCAGGCCGCCGCCGAGGAAGCGGCCCTGAAAGCCGCCGAAGCCGAAATCGCGGACGAGTCGTCGGATGCCGACAACTCGGACGTTGAAAAGAAGGAAGGTGACGAATGA
- the rplD gene encoding 50S ribosomal protein L4: MKLDVIKMDGSKAGSVELSDEVFGQEPRRDILYRVVRWQRNKAQAGTHKVKTRSEVSYSTKKIVRQKGSGGARHGSRKAPIFRKGGVYKGPTPRSHGHELTKKVRRMGLLHALSSKAAAGKLVILDAANLEGGKTSALARQVKDLGWKRALIIDGADVNEDFAQAARNLGNVDVLPSMGANVYDILKRDTLVLTKAGVEALEARLA; this comes from the coding sequence ATGAAACTCGACGTCATCAAGATGGACGGCTCCAAGGCCGGCTCCGTCGAACTCAGCGACGAGGTGTTCGGCCAGGAGCCGCGCCGCGATATCCTGTACCGGGTCGTCCGCTGGCAGCGCAACAAGGCGCAGGCCGGGACCCACAAGGTCAAGACCCGCTCCGAGGTCAGCTATTCGACCAAGAAGATCGTCCGGCAGAAGGGCTCCGGCGGCGCACGCCACGGCTCGCGCAAGGCGCCGATCTTCCGCAAGGGTGGTGTCTACAAGGGCCCCACGCCCCGCAGCCACGGTCATGAGCTGACCAAGAAGGTCCGCCGCATGGGCCTGCTGCACGCGCTGTCGTCTAAGGCGGCCGCGGGCAAGCTGGTGATCCTCGACGCGGCGAACCTCGAGGGGGGCAAGACCTCCGCGCTGGCGCGTCAGGTCAAGGATCTCGGCTGGAAGCGCGCGCTGATCATCGACGGCGCAGACGTCAACGAGGATTTCGCGCAGGCCGCGCGCAACCTCGGCAACGTGGACGTGCTGCCCTCGATGGGCGCGAACGTCTACGACATCCTCAAGCGTGACACGCTCGTGCTCACGAAGGCGGGTGTCGAAGCTCTGGAGGCGCGACTCGCATGA
- a CDS encoding 50S ribosomal protein L23 yields the protein MNTYDVIRKPIITEKATMASETGAVVFEVAIDANKPQIKSAVEELFGVKVKAVNTTITKGKVKRFRGQMGRRKDVKKAYVTLEEGNTIDVTTGL from the coding sequence ATGAACACCTACGACGTGATCCGCAAGCCGATCATCACCGAGAAGGCCACGATGGCGTCCGAGACGGGCGCCGTGGTCTTCGAGGTCGCGATCGACGCAAACAAGCCCCAGATAAAGTCCGCCGTCGAAGAGCTCTTCGGCGTCAAGGTGAAGGCCGTGAACACGACCATCACCAAGGGCAAGGTCAAGCGCTTCCGCGGCCAGATGGGCCGTCGCAAGGACGTCAAGAAGGCGTATGTGACGCTTGAAGAGGGCAACACCATCGACGTGACCACGGGCCTCTGA
- a CDS encoding YeeE/YedE family protein, with the protein MLLEQLDLGLEARVLHVLLGAAIGLVFGIAAQISRFCLRRAVAGDPDERSGAAGVWMTGLAVAILAVQGLTQAGYIDLGDHRWLSSDLPVAALVVGGLLFGVGMVLTRGCISRLSVLASSGNLRAVTVILVFAVTAHAMLKGVLAPVRTAIGGVTIESPVATLTQLPGGVWLWTAVAVLPLLLFAWRSDARRTDLLLGGLIGLVAAAGWAGTSVLLFDEFDPLPVQSAAFTLPWTDTLFWTIASTAIPASFGVGFIGGVVTGAFASATARRELRLESFESPGQTLRYASGAAMMGAGAVLTGGCTIGAGIAGGGALSVAALVALASVVGGALLAKTVQTGGLAGRPIGASG; encoded by the coding sequence ATGTTGCTGGAACAATTGGATCTGGGGCTCGAGGCTCGCGTCCTTCACGTCCTTCTCGGAGCCGCGATCGGCCTCGTTTTCGGCATCGCGGCCCAGATTTCGCGCTTTTGCCTGCGCCGGGCCGTGGCAGGCGATCCTGACGAGCGGTCGGGGGCTGCGGGGGTCTGGATGACCGGCCTCGCGGTCGCGATCCTCGCCGTCCAGGGTCTGACCCAGGCCGGGTATATCGACCTCGGCGATCACCGCTGGCTGTCCTCGGACCTGCCGGTCGCGGCGCTCGTGGTCGGCGGGCTTCTGTTCGGCGTGGGAATGGTCCTGACGCGGGGCTGCATCTCGCGGCTCAGCGTTCTAGCCTCCTCCGGCAACCTGCGCGCGGTCACGGTCATTCTGGTTTTCGCGGTCACCGCCCACGCCATGCTGAAGGGCGTGCTGGCCCCGGTCCGCACCGCCATCGGCGGCGTGACGATCGAGAGCCCGGTCGCGACCCTGACGCAGCTTCCGGGCGGCGTGTGGCTCTGGACGGCTGTCGCGGTCCTGCCGCTCCTTCTGTTCGCGTGGCGCTCCGACGCGCGCCGCACCGACCTCCTCCTCGGCGGGCTGATCGGGCTGGTGGCGGCGGCCGGCTGGGCGGGCACCTCCGTCCTGCTCTTCGATGAATTTGACCCCCTTCCGGTCCAGAGCGCGGCCTTCACCCTTCCGTGGACGGACACGCTCTTCTGGACCATCGCGTCCACGGCCATCCCGGCCTCCTTCGGGGTGGGCTTCATCGGCGGCGTCGTGACCGGGGCCTTCGCCTCGGCCACCGCCCGGCGCGAGTTGCGTCTGGAGAGCTTCGAGAGCCCCGGCCAGACCCTCCGCTACGCCTCGGGTGCGGCGATGATGGGCGCGGGCGCGGTGTTGACCGGCGGCTGCACCATCGGCGCCGGGATCGCGGGCGGCGGCGCTCTGTCGGTCGCGGCCCTCGTGGCGCTGGCCTCCGTCGTGGGCGGGGCGTTGCTGGCAAAGACGGTGCAGACCGGCGGACTCGCCGGACGGCCAATCGGCGCTTCCGGCTGA
- the rplB gene encoding 50S ribosomal protein L2, with protein MALKSYKPTTPGQRGLVLIDRSELWKGRPVKSLVEGLTKHGGRNNTGRITMRRKGGGAKRLYRIVDFKRNKLDVQANVERIEYDPNRTAFIALIRYTDGEQAYILAPQRLAVGDRVVASARADIKPGNAMPFQGMPIGTIVHNIELKPGKGGQIARAAGTYAQFVGRDGGYAQIRLSSGELRLVRQECMATVGAVSNPDNSNQNLGKAGRNRHKGIRPSVRGVVMNPIDHPHGGGEGRTSGGRHPVTPWGKPTKGARTRNKNKASQKLIIRSRHAKKKGR; from the coding sequence ATGGCACTCAAGTCGTATAAGCCGACGACGCCGGGCCAGCGTGGGCTGGTTCTGATCGACCGTTCGGAGCTGTGGAAAGGCCGCCCGGTCAAGTCCCTCGTCGAGGGTCTGACCAAGCATGGCGGACGCAACAACACCGGACGGATCACGATGCGCCGCAAGGGCGGCGGGGCCAAGCGCCTCTATCGGATCGTCGATTTCAAGCGCAACAAGCTGGACGTCCAGGCGAACGTGGAGCGGATCGAGTACGACCCGAACCGCACGGCCTTCATCGCCCTCATCCGCTACACGGATGGCGAGCAGGCCTACATCCTCGCGCCGCAGCGCCTCGCCGTGGGCGATCGCGTTGTGGCCTCGGCCCGCGCCGACATCAAGCCCGGCAACGCGATGCCGTTCCAGGGCATGCCGATCGGCACGATCGTCCACAACATCGAGCTCAAGCCCGGCAAGGGCGGCCAGATCGCGCGTGCGGCGGGCACCTATGCCCAGTTCGTCGGTCGCGACGGCGGCTACGCCCAGATCCGCCTCTCCTCGGGTGAGCTTCGTCTCGTCCGTCAGGAGTGCATGGCGACGGTCGGCGCGGTCTCGAACCCGGACAACTCGAACCAGAACCTCGGCAAGGCGGGTCGCAACCGGCACAAGGGCATTCGTCCCTCGGTCCGCGGCGTCGTCATGAACCCGATCGACCACCCGCATGGCGGTGGCGAGGGCCGGACGAGCGGTGGTCGCCACCCGGTCACGCCCTGGGGCAAGCCGACGAAGGGTGCCCGCACCCGCAACAAGAACAAGGCGTCGCAGAAGCTGATCATCCGCTCGCGTCACGCCAAGAAGAAGGGTCGCTGA
- the rpsS gene encoding 30S ribosomal protein S19 — protein MSRSVWKGPFVDAYVLKKAEAARESGRSDVIKIWSRRSTILPQFVGLTFGVYNGHKHIPVNVSEDMIGQKFGEYSPTRTYYGHAADKKAKRK, from the coding sequence ATGAGCCGTTCCGTTTGGAAAGGGCCTTTCGTGGACGCGTATGTCCTCAAGAAGGCCGAAGCCGCCCGCGAGTCGGGCCGCAGCGACGTGATCAAGATCTGGTCGCGCCGTTCCACCATCCTGCCCCAGTTCGTGGGGCTCACCTTCGGCGTCTACAACGGGCACAAGCACATCCCCGTCAACGTCTCCGAGGACATGATCGGCCAGAAGTTCGGTGAGTACTCGCCGACGCGGACCTATTACGGTCACGCCGCCGACAAGAAAGCCAAGAGGAAGTAA
- the rplV gene encoding 50S ribosomal protein L22 — protein MGKEKNPRRVADDEAMAKLRMLKTSPQKLNLVAAMIRGKKVEKALADLTFSKKRIAIDVRKCLQSAIANAENNHNLDVDELIVAEAWVGKNLTMKRGRPRARGRFGKIVKPFSELTIKVRQVEEQV, from the coding sequence ATGGGCAAGGAAAAGAATCCCCGCCGCGTGGCCGATGACGAGGCCATGGCCAAGCTGCGCATGCTGAAGACCAGCCCGCAGAAGCTGAACCTCGTGGCCGCGATGATCCGCGGCAAGAAGGTCGAGAAGGCGCTGGCCGATCTCACCTTCTCGAAGAAGCGGATCGCCATCGACGTGCGCAAGTGCCTGCAATCGGCCATCGCGAACGCCGAGAACAACCACAACCTGGATGTCGACGAGCTGATCGTCGCCGAAGCCTGGGTGGGCAAGAACCTGACCATGAAGCGCGGACGTCCCCGCGCGCGCGGTCGCTTCGGAAAGATCGTCAAGCCGTTCTCGGAACTGACGATCAAGGTGCGGCAAGTCGAGGAGCAAGTCTGA
- the rpsC gene encoding 30S ribosomal protein S3 — protein MGHKVNPIGMRLQVNRTWDSRWYADTKDYGNLLLEDLKMRAFIEEECKQAGVSRVVIERPHKKCRVTIHTARPGVIIGKKGADIEVLRKKLAAMTDSELHLNIVEVRKPELDAQLVGESIAQQLERRVSFRRAMKRSVQNAMRMGALGIRINMAGRLGGAEIARTEWYREGRVPLHTLRADIDYAHSEAKTPYGIIGIKVWIFKGEIMEHDPSARDRKAEELQNGPGPRGAGGRRDDRGPRGPRR, from the coding sequence ATGGGCCATAAAGTCAATCCGATCGGGATGCGGCTCCAGGTGAACCGCACCTGGGACAGCCGCTGGTACGCCGACACCAAGGATTACGGGAACCTGCTTCTCGAAGACCTCAAGATGCGCGCGTTCATCGAGGAAGAGTGCAAGCAGGCCGGCGTCAGCCGCGTCGTGATCGAGCGTCCGCACAAGAAGTGCCGCGTCACGATCCACACGGCCCGTCCCGGTGTCATCATCGGCAAGAAGGGCGCCGACATCGAGGTGCTTCGCAAGAAGCTTGCCGCGATGACGGACTCGGAGCTGCACCTCAACATCGTCGAGGTCCGCAAGCCCGAGCTGGACGCCCAGCTGGTCGGCGAGAGCATCGCCCAGCAGCTTGAGCGTCGCGTCTCGTTCCGCCGCGCCATGAAGCGCTCGGTCCAGAACGCCATGCGGATGGGTGCCCTCGGCATCCGGATCAACATGGCCGGCCGCCTCGGCGGCGCCGAGATCGCCCGGACCGAATGGTACCGCGAGGGTCGCGTCCCGCTGCACACGCTGCGCGCCGACATCGACTACGCCCATTCCGAGGCCAAGACCCCCTACGGGATCATCGGCATCAAGGTCTGGATCTTCAAAGGCGAGATCATGGAGCACGACCCGTCGGCCCGCGATCGCAAGGCCGAGGAACTGCAGAACGGTCCGGGCCCCCGTGGCGCCGGTGGCCGTCGTGACGACCGCGGCCCCCGCGGCCCGCGCCGGTAA
- the rplP gene encoding 50S ribosomal protein L16, giving the protein MLQPKRTKFRKAFKGRIHGEAKGGSDLTFGTYGLKATEPERVTARQIEAARRAMTRHMKRQGRVWIRIFPDLPVTSKPTEVRMGKGKGSVDYWACKVKPGRVMFEIDGVTDAVAREALRLAAMKLPVKTRTVQREDW; this is encoded by the coding sequence ATGCTGCAACCGAAACGGACGAAGTTCCGCAAGGCCTTCAAGGGCCGCATCCACGGCGAAGCCAAGGGCGGGTCGGATCTCACCTTCGGCACCTACGGGCTGAAGGCGACCGAGCCGGAGCGCGTCACCGCGCGCCAGATCGAAGCCGCCCGCCGGGCCATGACGCGTCACATGAAGCGTCAGGGCCGGGTCTGGATTCGGATCTTCCCGGACCTGCCGGTGACGTCGAAGCCCACCGAAGTCCGCATGGGCAAGGGCAAGGGCTCGGTCGATTACTGGGCCTGCAAGGTCAAGCCGGGTCGCGTGATGTTCGAGATCGACGGCGTGACCGACGCCGTCGCGCGCGAGGCGCTGCGCCTCGCCGCGATGAAGCTGCCGGTCAAGACCCGCACGGTCCAGCGCGAGGATTGGTGA
- a CDS encoding TIGR02466 family protein, which translates to MPDLSSLFVTRLYRAALSEHGPAIVAGELEASCLSIAEDDEAGQAWCEENDFPGYTSYASLTDLGWRFPIFADLTRALDAHVAAFAEDLAFDLGDKSLTLEDLWINILPEGGIHTGHLHPHSVISGTTYVAMPEGTSAIRFEDPRLPMMMAAPVRRKDARPEMRTFHYEAPKVGDVLLWESWLRHEVPMNMSEEDRISVSFNYRWG; encoded by the coding sequence ATGCCCGACCTCTCCTCGCTCTTCGTGACCCGCCTCTACCGGGCCGCCCTGTCCGAACACGGCCCCGCCATCGTCGCGGGTGAGCTCGAGGCGTCCTGCCTGTCCATCGCCGAGGATGACGAGGCGGGGCAGGCGTGGTGCGAGGAGAACGACTTTCCGGGCTACACGAGCTACGCCTCGCTCACCGATCTGGGCTGGCGCTTCCCGATCTTCGCGGACCTGACCCGCGCGCTCGATGCCCATGTCGCGGCCTTCGCCGAGGACCTCGCGTTCGACCTCGGCGACAAGTCCCTGACGCTCGAGGATCTCTGGATCAACATCCTGCCCGAGGGCGGCATCCATACGGGCCACCTGCATCCCCATTCGGTAATCTCGGGCACGACCTATGTGGCGATGCCCGAGGGCACGAGCGCGATCCGGTTCGAGGACCCGCGCCTGCCGATGATGATGGCCGCCCCGGTGCGCCGCAAGGACGCCCGCCCCGAGATGCGGACCTTCCACTACGAGGCGCCGAAAGTGGGCGACGTGCTGCTATGGGAAAGCTGGCTGCGCCACGAGGTGCCGATGAACATGTCAGAAGAGGACCGGATCTCGGTGAGTTTCAATTACCGGTGGGGGTAG
- a CDS encoding type II toxin-antitoxin system death-on-curing family toxin: MHEIALSFGGRSGIVSLAMVESAIGRPYHGYYDSLADMAAALLESMVKNHGFADGNKRSAWLLTEMMIDRSGYRLDIPDDERVDDLVVALAEGSADFEEARTWFADRLARSA; the protein is encoded by the coding sequence ATGCACGAGATCGCACTCTCCTTCGGTGGACGTTCGGGAATCGTCAGTTTGGCCATGGTCGAGTCCGCGATTGGCCGACCTTATCACGGCTATTACGACAGCTTGGCGGACATGGCCGCAGCGCTCTTGGAAAGCATGGTCAAGAACCATGGCTTCGCCGATGGCAACAAGCGGTCGGCATGGTTGTTGACCGAAATGATGATCGACCGCAGCGGCTATCGGCTGGACATACCCGACGACGAGCGAGTCGACGATCTCGTGGTCGCTCTGGCCGAGGGCAGCGCGGATTTTGAAGAGGCGCGGACATGGTTCGCGGACAGGTTGGCCCGGTCCGCCTGA
- the rpmC gene encoding 50S ribosomal protein L29, whose protein sequence is MDATELRGKTPDELRTELTNLKKEAFNLRFQAATNQLENTARVRTVKRSIARVNTILNQKAAEAAASEA, encoded by the coding sequence ATGGATGCCACCGAACTCCGGGGGAAGACCCCCGACGAGCTCCGCACGGAGTTGACCAACCTCAAGAAGGAAGCGTTCAACCTGCGCTTCCAGGCGGCGACGAACCAGCTCGAGAACACCGCGCGCGTGCGCACGGTGAAGCGCTCGATCGCCCGCGTGAACACGATCCTCAACCAGAAGGCGGCCGAAGCCGCCGCCTCGGAGGCCTGA
- the rpsQ gene encoding 30S ribosomal protein S17, translating into MPKRILTGVVTSNQNAQTVTVSIERRFKHPLLQKTIRKSKKYRAHDENNQFNVGDTVSIQECPPKSKTKRWEVIAE; encoded by the coding sequence ATGCCCAAGCGCATCCTCACCGGCGTCGTCACGTCGAACCAGAACGCCCAGACCGTCACCGTCTCGATCGAGCGCCGCTTCAAGCACCCGCTCCTGCAGAAGACGATCCGGAAGTCCAAGAAGTACCGCGCCCACGACGAGAACAACCAGTTCAACGTCGGCGACACGGTCAGCATTCAGGAATGCCCGCCCAAGTCCAAGACGAAGCGGTGGGAGGTCATCGCCGAATAA
- the rplN gene encoding 50S ribosomal protein L14: MIQMQTNLDVADNSGARRVQCIKVLGGSKRKYASVGDIIVVSVKEAIPRGRVKKGDVRKAVVVRTAKEVRRDDGTAIRFDRNAAVILNNNNEPIGTRIFGPVVRELRAKNFMKIISLAPEVL, translated from the coding sequence ATGATCCAGATGCAAACCAACCTGGATGTTGCTGACAACAGCGGCGCTCGCCGTGTTCAGTGCATCAAGGTCCTGGGCGGGTCCAAGCGGAAGTATGCCTCCGTGGGCGACATCATCGTGGTGTCGGTCAAGGAAGCCATTCCGCGGGGCCGCGTGAAGAAGGGCGACGTCCGCAAGGCCGTCGTCGTCCGCACCGCCAAGGAAGTCCGCCGCGACGACGGCACCGCCATCCGCTTCGACCGGAACGCGGCCGTCATCCTCAACAACAACAACGAGCCGATCGGCACCCGTATCTTCGGACCGGTGGTTCGCGAGCTGCGCGCGAAGAACTTCATGAAGATCATCTCGCTCGCGCCGGAGGTGCTGTGA
- the rplX gene encoding 50S ribosomal protein L24, which produces MAAKLRKGDKVVVLTGRDASKQGEIVSVDPKAGKAIVEGVNMAIRHTRQSQASQGGRIPKALPIDMSNLAIVDANGKATRVGFRMEDGKKVRFAKTTGDVI; this is translated from the coding sequence ATGGCTGCCAAACTCCGCAAGGGTGACAAGGTCGTCGTGCTTACGGGCCGCGATGCGTCCAAGCAGGGCGAGATCGTGTCCGTCGATCCGAAGGCCGGCAAGGCCATCGTCGAAGGCGTGAACATGGCGATCCGCCACACCCGCCAGAGCCAGGCGTCCCAGGGCGGACGCATCCCCAAGGCGCTGCCCATCGACATGTCGAACCTCGCCATCGTCGATGCCAACGGCAAGGCCACCCGCGTCGGCTTCCGCATGGAAGACGGCAAGAAGGTGCGTTTCGCCAAGACCACGGGAGACGTGATCTGA